In Apium graveolens cultivar Ventura chromosome 10, ASM990537v1, whole genome shotgun sequence, the following are encoded in one genomic region:
- the LOC141689571 gene encoding myosin-12-like, with product MAKGWVELKKIDLRSAATQEEITELRKRADEFLCMFNEVQNESKDRLKEIEESQLKLAQLQTTLERLELNVFNLESENQVLRQRHRTSPTTLFGRMAQVSFSK from the exons ATGGCAAAAGGATGGGTGGAGCTGAAGAAAATAGACCTAAGGTCAGCTGCAACACAG GAAGAGATAACAGAGTTGAGAAAGAGAGCTGATGAGTTTCTGTGCATGTTTAATGAAGTTCAAAATGAGAGCAAAGATAGACTTAAAGAAATAGAGGAATCCCAGTTGAAACTGGCACAACTACAGACTACCCTTGAAAG GCTAGAACTGAATGTGTTCAACCTCGAATCTGAGAACCAGGTTCTTCGTCAGCGTCATCGAACTTCTCCTACAACCCTGTTTGGCAGAATGGCACAAGTTAGCTTTTCAAAATAG